A genomic stretch from Candidatus Omnitrophota bacterium includes:
- the bioB gene encoding biotin synthase BioB — protein sequence MDRKYIDRMFKKVLSGRQLDFKEASGLFCLSRKDRFSLFDAANRVRERFRGRGVDLCSLVNAKSGLCSEDCRFCAQSGSSRTKIKRYGLLDIKRILQAAGAARRSGAKRFCVVTSGRRVHDKREFAVILDAISEIKRRYPGLRRDASLGELDEDMARDLKKAGLDRYNHNLETVEALFPKVCTTHSFRDRVRTIKILKRRGIEVCCGGIFGLGETKGQRVEFAFALKELDVDCVPLNFLNPIAGTPFHGNKAVQPLELLEIVAVFRFILPAKQIRVCGGRQQCLRSLQPLMFAAGADSMILGDYLTTKGSAARDDMRMIKDMGLRV from the coding sequence ATGGATAGAAAATACATAGACAGGATGTTCAAGAAGGTGCTCTCAGGCAGGCAGCTGGATTTTAAAGAGGCGTCAGGGCTGTTTTGTCTTTCTCGAAAAGACAGGTTCTCCTTGTTTGATGCCGCCAACCGCGTAAGGGAGCGCTTCCGGGGCAGAGGCGTGGATCTGTGCTCGTTAGTGAATGCCAAAAGCGGCCTCTGCTCGGAGGACTGCCGTTTTTGCGCCCAGTCGGGTTCCAGCCGGACAAAGATAAAAAGATACGGCCTGCTGGACATAAAGCGCATCCTTCAGGCGGCAGGCGCGGCGCGCAGGTCAGGCGCAAAAAGGTTCTGCGTCGTTACCAGCGGCAGGCGCGTACATGATAAGAGAGAATTCGCGGTTATCCTTGATGCCATATCAGAGATAAAAAGGCGTTATCCCGGACTCAGGCGCGATGCCTCGCTGGGAGAGCTGGATGAGGATATGGCGCGCGATTTAAAAAAGGCGGGCCTTGACAGGTATAATCATAATCTGGAAACCGTGGAGGCGCTGTTCCCCAAGGTATGCACGACGCATAGCTTCCGCGACAGAGTGCGCACGATCAAGATATTGAAAAGACGCGGCATAGAGGTCTGCTGCGGCGGCATATTCGGGCTGGGGGAGACCAAAGGGCAGCGGGTAGAATTCGCCTTTGCCTTAAAGGAGCTGGATGTTGATTGCGTCCCGCTTAATTTCTTGAACCCCATAGCCGGCACGCCGTTTCACGGCAATAAAGCGGTCCAGCCGCTTGAATTGCTGGAGATAGTCGCCGTATTCCGTTTTATTTTACCCGCTAAACAGATAAGGGTCTGCGGCGGCAGGCAGCAGTGCCTGCGCAGCCTGCAGCCGTTGATGTTTGCTGCCGGCGCGGACAGTATGATCCTCGGCGATTATCTTACCACTAAGGGCTCGGCCGCGCGGGATGATATGCGGATGATAAAGGATATGGGGTTAAGAGTTTAA
- a CDS encoding cation-translocating P-type ATPase, with the protein MNQPLWHNIDAAEALERLGSDPAKGISGQEALRRLEQYGQNVLKEKKGRCAFFIFCGQFNDFIIWVLIAASIISGILKEWVDALAIIVIVMLNAVLGFIQEFRAEKTLKALKKLAIPVSKVVRDGLLDILPSSRLVPGDLIEIEAGDSVPADARIIYSTPNFMAQEAALTGESTPVAKTSYTLKEKDTVFADRANIIYMGTSAVSGKARAVIVATGMNTELGRIAEMVQEASISQTPLQRKLEKFGQWVVYMCLAVVTLVFILGILRGGEILEMFLTAVSLAVAAIPEGLPAVVTISLALGVQRMVRHHALIRKLHAVETLGCTTVICSDKTGTLTKNEMTVQRAWAGGRTYDVTGTGYASEGGFEIEGNRIDTGKHPLLMKAFTISVLCNSAQIRDEAGKYRIVGDPTEGALLVAAAKVGITKEDLEETNTFIEEIPFDSERKMMTVIRQGDSGKAAYVKGAPEVVLNRCSHIIEEGGGVREMAPSDTGQIIRANDSFASKAMRVLAVAYRPVGEEINRYDSDAVENGLVFAGLIAMIDPPREEVVDAINKCFRAGIKSIMVTGDHKNTAVAVARQIGIFGEGSIVLGGDELQDKTDEQLAKEVEGIPVYARISAEHKLKIIRALKSRGHIVAMTGDGVNDAPALAEADIGVAMGAGTDVAKEASDMVVTDNNFASIVAAVEEGRGIYENIKKFIHYLLSCNVGEVLVMFFSSFFWLPLPLLPIHLLWVNLITDGLPALALGTDPYSPKIMQLPPRHANEAIVTRKSAYIMLCQGGAIALCTILAFVFVLFIEKGGLPRARTAAFVVLCCSQLFHSFNCRSQSLSLFKIGILTNKRLVLAAFVSLLLQVAVVHLPYFQVVFKTQDLSPLDWLVAAVFSSFTLWAMEIAKSRKIIASWMQQ; encoded by the coding sequence ATGAATCAGCCATTATGGCATAACATTGACGCTGCCGAGGCGCTGGAGCGGCTCGGCTCCGATCCTGCAAAAGGGATCAGCGGGCAGGAAGCGCTCAGGCGCTTAGAGCAATACGGGCAGAATGTCCTGAAAGAAAAAAAAGGGCGTTGTGCCTTTTTTATTTTTTGCGGGCAGTTCAATGACTTTATAATATGGGTCCTTATCGCCGCCAGCATTATTTCCGGCATTTTGAAGGAATGGGTAGACGCGTTGGCGATAATCGTGATCGTGATGCTCAATGCCGTGCTGGGTTTTATACAGGAGTTCCGCGCTGAAAAGACCCTTAAGGCGCTAAAGAAGCTGGCTATCCCCGTATCAAAAGTGGTCCGCGATGGCCTTCTTGATATCCTGCCTTCCTCGCGGCTTGTCCCGGGCGACTTGATCGAGATCGAGGCGGGGGACAGCGTACCTGCCGACGCCAGGATAATATACAGTACCCCTAATTTTATGGCTCAGGAAGCGGCGTTGACCGGAGAGTCCACCCCCGTGGCAAAAACCTCTTATACATTAAAGGAAAAGGACACTGTTTTTGCCGACAGGGCGAACATAATTTATATGGGCACCTCCGCCGTATCTGGTAAGGCCAGGGCGGTAATCGTGGCTACGGGAATGAATACGGAGCTGGGCAGGATCGCCGAGATGGTGCAGGAGGCGAGCATATCGCAGACGCCCTTGCAGAGGAAACTTGAGAAGTTCGGGCAGTGGGTGGTGTATATGTGCCTGGCAGTGGTCACCCTTGTTTTTATATTAGGCATACTGCGGGGCGGCGAAATACTGGAGATGTTCCTTACGGCGGTAAGCCTGGCGGTGGCCGCGATCCCCGAAGGCCTGCCGGCGGTTGTTACGATAAGCCTTGCCCTGGGTGTGCAGCGGATGGTAAGGCACCATGCCTTAATAAGGAAACTGCACGCGGTTGAGACATTGGGATGCACGACCGTTATATGTTCCGATAAGACAGGCACGCTTACGAAGAATGAAATGACTGTCCAGAGGGCCTGGGCAGGCGGCAGGACATATGATGTAACGGGGACAGGATATGCTTCGGAAGGCGGTTTTGAAATAGAGGGCAATAGGATTGATACAGGCAAGCATCCCCTGTTGATGAAGGCCTTCACAATAAGTGTTCTGTGTAATTCGGCGCAGATAAGGGATGAGGCAGGCAAATACAGGATAGTGGGAGACCCTACTGAAGGCGCCTTGCTGGTCGCGGCTGCCAAGGTCGGGATCACGAAGGAGGATCTGGAGGAAACGAATACATTTATTGAAGAGATCCCCTTTGATTCAGAGCGCAAAATGATGACCGTTATACGCCAGGGCGATTCAGGCAAGGCCGCCTACGTCAAAGGCGCTCCCGAAGTAGTGTTAAATAGATGCAGCCATATTATAGAAGAAGGCGGCGGCGTAAGGGAGATGGCGCCGTCCGATACGGGGCAGATCATCCGGGCGAACGACTCCTTTGCTTCAAAGGCAATGCGCGTGCTCGCGGTTGCCTACAGGCCCGTAGGGGAAGAGATCAACAGGTATGATTCGGACGCGGTAGAGAACGGGCTTGTCTTTGCCGGGTTGATCGCGATGATCGACCCTCCCAGGGAAGAGGTTGTGGACGCGATCAACAAATGTTTCAGGGCGGGAATAAAAAGCATCATGGTCACCGGCGACCATAAGAATACGGCCGTGGCAGTCGCCAGGCAAATAGGCATTTTCGGCGAAGGCAGTATTGTCTTAGGCGGCGATGAACTTCAAGATAAAACCGATGAGCAGCTGGCTAAAGAGGTAGAAGGCATACCGGTATACGCCCGCATATCCGCGGAGCATAAACTTAAGATCATCCGCGCCCTGAAGTCAAGGGGGCATATTGTGGCAATGACAGGCGACGGCGTGAATGACGCCCCCGCGCTGGCAGAAGCAGACATAGGCGTGGCAATGGGCGCTGGCACTGATGTCGCCAAGGAAGCGTCGGATATGGTCGTAACAGACAATAATTTCGCTTCCATTGTCGCGGCGGTGGAAGAGGGCCGCGGTATATATGAGAACATAAAGAAGTTTATCCACTATCTTCTCTCCTGCAACGTAGGAGAGGTGCTGGTGATGTTTTTCTCCAGTTTCTTCTGGCTGCCCCTGCCGCTTCTACCCATACACCTGCTCTGGGTAAACCTGATCACCGACGGGCTTCCCGCCCTCGCCTTAGGCACCGACCCATACAGCCCGAAAATAATGCAGCTGCCGCCGCGGCATGCCAACGAAGCGATAGTAACGAGAAAAAGCGCTTATATTATGCTATGCCAGGGCGGGGCAATCGCCTTATGCACGATCCTGGCCTTTGTATTCGTCCTGTTTATTGAAAAGGGCGGCCTGCCGCGGGCGCGCACAGCCGCCTTTGTCGTGCTTTGCTGCTCGCAGTTGTTCCATTCTTTTAACTGCAGAAGCCAGTCGTTATCGCTGTTTAAGATCGGTATCCTTACCAATAAGAGGCTTGTCCTGGCGGCATTTGTCTCGTTGCTGCTGCAGGTGGCTGTAGTCCATCTGCCGTATTTTCAAGTGGTGTTTAAGACGCAGGACTTAAGCCCGCTTGATTGGCTTGTAGCCGCGGTATTCTCCTCTTTTACCTTATGGGCCATGGAAATAGCCAAATCAAGAAAAATCATTGCAAGTTGGATGCAGCAGTGA
- a CDS encoding biotin--[acetyl-CoA-carboxylase] ligase has protein sequence MISDFEILEFLRGSDTYVSGEDLSRHLKISRSAVWKHIQELRQSGYEISAVPHLGYRLDALTDKLFPQEITSSLNTKFVGRKIHYYESVSSTMDIATKLAVEGEEEGAIVCAESQSRGRGRIGRQWFSPKAKGIYISLILRPNLPPSEAAKLTILSAVSCCKAINEETGVSAGIKWPNDLLVRGRKAGGILTELNAETDRVRFVVIGIGINVNNARSGIPDYATSLRQERGESVCRVSLLRAILRRIEADYIHLLKYGASSIINEWRGLSLTLHSRVKVVCYNREVVGEAQDIDSDGGLLIRKDSGLVEKVFAGDVVKAG, from the coding sequence ATGATAAGTGATTTTGAGATACTTGAGTTTTTGCGCGGGTCGGATACCTACGTTTCAGGCGAAGACCTGAGCCGGCATTTAAAGATATCGCGCTCCGCGGTATGGAAACACATACAGGAGTTAAGGCAGTCAGGTTATGAGATCTCAGCCGTGCCTCATCTGGGATACCGCCTGGACGCGCTCACGGATAAGTTGTTCCCTCAGGAGATAACCTCTTCTCTCAATACCAAATTCGTCGGCAGGAAGATCCACTATTACGAGAGCGTTTCTTCCACTATGGATATAGCCACGAAGTTAGCCGTGGAAGGGGAAGAGGAGGGCGCTATTGTTTGCGCGGAATCACAGTCAAGGGGAAGGGGCAGGATCGGCAGGCAGTGGTTTTCTCCGAAGGCAAAAGGCATATATATCTCGCTCATACTAAGGCCGAACCTCCCGCCGTCCGAGGCGGCAAAACTTACCATACTTTCCGCTGTTTCCTGTTGTAAGGCGATAAATGAGGAGACGGGCGTGAGCGCGGGAATAAAATGGCCCAATGATCTGCTCGTGCGCGGCAGGAAAGCGGGCGGCATACTGACGGAACTGAACGCCGAAACAGACAGGGTGAGGTTTGTGGTCATCGGCATAGGCATAAACGTCAATAACGCCAGGTCCGGTATCCCTGACTATGCCACGTCATTGCGGCAGGAGAGAGGCGAAAGCGTCTGCAGGGTATCGTTGTTAAGGGCGATACTGCGCCGGATCGAGGCGGATTACATACATCTGTTGAAATACGGCGCCTCAAGCATAATCAATGAATGGAGGGGCCTGTCGCTTACCCTTCATTCGCGCGTAAAGGTAGTATGCTACAACAGAGAGGTTGTGGGAGAGGCGCAGGATATAGATTCAGACGGCGGCCTGCTTATCCGCAAGGACTCGGGGCTTGTTGAAAAGGTCTTTGCCGGAGACGTTGTTAAGGCCGGTTGA
- the larE gene encoding ATP-dependent sacrificial sulfur transferase LarE — protein MDRSERLTAILKKMGSVVLAYSGGVDSSFLLKAAKDALGGDVLAVTAVSPTYSHGELQSAKKTARSLKARHLVIKTEEFNNPRFTGNPKNRCYFCKKELFGRLKRIAAKKDYRFVIDASNLDDDKDYRPGSIAGKEEGVRSPLKEAGFTKADIRRYSKKLRLPTWDMPSLACLASRFPYGRRITKAALRRVEKAEGHIRKLGFAQVRVRDYGGLARIEVDKKRLPELLTKRQTIVDKLKGLGYNYITVDLEGYRTGSMNEVKK, from the coding sequence ATGGATAGATCAGAGAGGTTAACGGCGATACTCAAGAAAATGGGCTCGGTTGTCCTCGCCTACTCAGGGGGTGTGGACAGCTCTTTTCTGCTTAAGGCGGCAAAAGACGCGCTGGGAGGCGATGTCCTGGCGGTTACAGCTGTATCTCCGACTTATTCCCATGGGGAATTACAGTCAGCCAAGAAGACAGCGCGTTCCTTAAAGGCCAGGCACCTGGTTATAAAGACGGAAGAATTTAATAACCCGCGATTTACCGGTAATCCGAAAAACAGATGTTATTTCTGCAAAAAAGAGCTGTTTGGCCGGCTTAAGAGGATCGCCGCGAAGAAAGATTACAGGTTTGTGATCGACGCCTCCAACCTCGACGATGACAAAGACTACAGGCCCGGCAGCATCGCCGGGAAAGAAGAGGGCGTGCGTTCGCCCTTAAAGGAAGCCGGTTTTACGAAGGCGGATATCCGCCGTTATTCTAAAAAATTACGGCTTCCTACCTGGGACATGCCTTCTCTGGCCTGTCTTGCCTCGCGTTTTCCTTACGGCCGCAGGATAACCAAAGCCGCTTTACGGAGGGTTGAAAAGGCAGAGGGGCATATACGCAAACTGGGATTCGCGCAGGTAAGGGTGCGAGATTACGGCGGCCTGGCGAGGATCGAGGTGGATAAAAAACGCCTCCCTGAATTGTTGACCAAAAGGCAAACCATAGTAGACAAATTAAAGGGCCTGGGATATAATTATATAACAGTGGATTTAGAGGGCTATAGAACCGGCAGCATGAACGAGGTGAAAAAATGA
- a CDS encoding alpha/beta hydrolase, translating to MPYIRTERGVNLFYNSAGEGKPLIFLHGFAVDSSIWREQIGLLAPDFRAIAVDLPGHGRSEWKQGSLKDMVEDALSLYPPLKIKKADIIAHSFAGLIGIKLAAEYPRAVNKLVLVSSTPKFIRDESFDAMISLPDLEKLRGLIGSEYPGIIPVFLRSVFTAKEREDGFKAVPEHTAKRESLEGFLEIIRDEDARSGLNEIKAPVLIISGSEDPLIGEYSAKFLQGRISASRLEMLAGCGHFPFLTRKDDFYRRVKEFLADNG from the coding sequence ATGCCTTATATAAGGACAGAAAGGGGCGTAAATCTTTTTTACAACTCAGCGGGCGAGGGAAAGCCGCTTATATTCCTGCACGGTTTTGCCGTGGATTCTTCCATATGGCGGGAACAGATCGGCCTGCTCGCGCCTGATTTCCGCGCGATAGCGGTTGATCTTCCCGGCCACGGAAGATCGGAATGGAAACAGGGCAGCTTAAAGGATATGGTTGAGGACGCGCTTTCTTTATACCCGCCTCTTAAAATAAAGAAGGCGGATATCATCGCGCATTCATTCGCGGGATTAATAGGGATTAAACTCGCGGCGGAATATCCGCGGGCAGTCAATAAACTTGTGCTTGTGTCAAGCACGCCCAAGTTTATAAGAGATGAAAGTTTTGACGCCATGATCTCCCTTCCGGATCTGGAAAAACTGCGGGGGTTGATCGGATCCGAATATCCCGGGATCATCCCGGTTTTCCTGCGTTCGGTTTTTACGGCGAAAGAAAGAGAAGACGGGTTTAAGGCGGTGCCGGAACACACCGCAAAGCGGGAATCTCTGGAGGGCTTCCTTGAGATCATTCGCGATGAAGACGCGCGTTCGGGGTTAAACGAGATCAAGGCGCCCGTGTTGATCATCTCCGGCAGCGAAGATCCTCTTATAGGAGAATATTCCGCGAAGTTCCTCCAGGGCCGGATAAGCGCCTCTCGCCTTGAGATGCTGGCCGGCTGCGGCCACTTTCCGTTTCTCACGCGCAAAGATGATTTTTACCGCAGGGTCAAGGAGTTTTTAGCCGATAATGGATAA
- a CDS encoding methyltransferase domain-containing protein yields MDKSKIRYRFSRSARTYEDFDAVQRYVAENLFRGILKEGGIKEGSLLDIGAGTGRMLRRIKGAFPKTNLFGLDISEGMLEQAAEKDALSGTPLFQADAERLPFKDGLFDFVVSNSTYQWVADLSCALSEAKRVLKNKGRIFFSLFGRDTLKELIFCIREVDPDAYFYPLPHMYEVRAVLEQLGFKDIDLTTDVYSHKYRDIKDALVQLKYTGTSYRGVNVFKGLGGRAFIKQLQDTYSRNFHGNGEVTMTYEAVMVKARK; encoded by the coding sequence ATGGATAAGTCAAAGATCAGATACAGGTTTTCCCGTTCAGCGCGCACCTATGAGGATTTTGACGCGGTCCAGAGGTATGTAGCGGAGAACCTGTTTCGCGGCATTTTAAAAGAGGGCGGCATCAAAGAGGGTTCCCTGCTGGATATCGGCGCCGGCACCGGCAGGATGCTGCGGCGCATTAAAGGGGCATTCCCCAAAACGAATTTGTTCGGGCTGGATATTTCCGAGGGCATGCTGGAGCAGGCCGCGGAAAAAGACGCCCTCTCCGGTACGCCTTTATTTCAGGCGGATGCCGAGCGCCTGCCGTTTAAGGATGGTTTGTTTGATTTTGTGGTCTCCAATTCCACATACCAATGGGTTGCCGATCTGTCTTGCGCCCTTAGCGAAGCAAAACGCGTTTTAAAAAACAAAGGAAGGATATTCTTCTCATTGTTCGGCAGGGATACCCTCAAGGAGCTTATCTTCTGTATAAGGGAGGTTGATCCGGACGCCTATTTCTATCCTCTGCCCCATATGTATGAAGTCAGGGCGGTTTTGGAGCAGCTGGGTTTCAAAGATATAGATCTGACAACCGATGTCTATAGCCATAAATACAGAGATATAAAGGACGCGCTTGTGCAGCTTAAATATACAGGGACCTCTTATAGGGGGGTAAACGTTTTTAAAGGATTGGGAGGCAGGGCCTTTATAAAGCAATTACAGGATACCTACAGCCGGAATTTTCACGGCAATGGCGAAGTCACAATGACATACGAGGCCGTTATGGTGAAGGCAAGAAAATAG
- the bioF gene encoding 8-amino-7-oxononanoate synthase, protein MIDLKKELADLEQKGLYRKMRLLESEQAVRVRIDGKEVINFCSNDYLGLASDSRLKQAAKQAVDRYGTGSGASRLICGNTYLQQKLEEELAEFKNSESCLVFSSGYTANLGMISALASRDSLIFSDRFNHASIVDGAILSRARFKRYGHCDTRELEELLKGSGSGSRKLIITDSVFSMDGDIAPLKDIARLADKYEAEVMVDEAHATGVLGERGRGALEYLGVDNIGIQMGTLSKAFGSYGGYACGRRELRELFINKARPFIYTTGLPPAVAAASLKALEIIKAEPQRRVRLLDNADHLRRGLGALGFDTMRSQTPVIPVFVGGSGAAVEFSRRLFDRGIFAQAIRPPAVPRGAARLRLTVSALHTKEDMDTALDNIGNTGRELCLI, encoded by the coding sequence ATGATTGACTTAAAGAAAGAGTTGGCAGATTTAGAGCAAAAGGGCCTGTATAGAAAGATGCGCCTGCTTGAAAGCGAGCAGGCGGTAAGGGTCAGGATTGACGGCAAAGAGGTCATCAATTTCTGCTCAAACGATTATCTGGGCCTTGCCTCTGACAGCCGCCTGAAACAGGCGGCAAAGCAGGCCGTAGACAGATACGGCACAGGTTCCGGCGCCTCGCGCCTTATCTGCGGCAACACATACCTTCAACAAAAGCTTGAAGAGGAATTAGCCGAATTCAAGAATAGCGAGTCCTGTCTGGTCTTTTCCAGCGGTTATACGGCTAACCTGGGGATGATCTCCGCTCTTGCCTCAAGGGATTCCCTGATATTTTCCGACCGGTTCAATCACGCCTCCATAGTTGACGGCGCGATCTTGAGCCGGGCGCGTTTTAAAAGGTACGGGCATTGTGATACACGGGAACTGGAGGAACTGCTTAAGGGGTCCGGCTCCGGCAGCCGCAAACTGATCATAACAGACAGCGTATTCAGCATGGATGGAGACATCGCCCCTCTTAAAGATATCGCGCGCCTGGCGGATAAATATGAGGCAGAGGTCATGGTTGACGAAGCGCACGCCACCGGAGTCCTGGGAGAGCGCGGCAGAGGCGCGCTTGAGTATCTGGGCGTGGATAATATAGGCATACAGATGGGCACGTTGAGCAAGGCGTTCGGTTCATACGGAGGATACGCCTGCGGCCGCAGGGAATTAAGGGAACTTTTTATAAATAAGGCGCGGCCTTTCATCTATACGACCGGCCTGCCGCCGGCAGTTGCCGCGGCAAGCCTGAAGGCGCTGGAAATTATCAAAGCGGAGCCGCAGCGGCGCGTCCGCCTTCTGGACAACGCGGATCATTTAAGGCGCGGTTTAGGCGCGCTGGGGTTTGATACCATGCGCAGCCAAACGCCGGTCATCCCTGTTTTCGTCGGAGGGTCCGGAGCCGCGGTGGAATTCAGCCGGCGGCTTTTTGACAGGGGAATTTTCGCGCAGGCGATACGGCCGCCTGCCGTGCCGCGGGGCGCGGCGCGCCTGAGATTGACTGTAAGCGCGCTGCATACTAAAGAAGATATGGACACGGCGCTTGATAATATCGGGAATACGGGCAGGGAGCTATGCCTTATATAA
- the nifS gene encoding cysteine desulfurase NifS: MKRIYFDYAATAPTDARVVEAMKPYFSDKFGNPSSIHSFGQEARKGMEEARETLAKFLGAKPEEIVFTSGGTESNNYALEGAAFANEAKGDHIIISKIEHHAVDEPCKFLEKRGFKVSRVGVDKEGIVDPDDVNKAITDKTILVSIMHANNEIGVIQPVSEIGKICRDKGVLFHTDAVQTVGHIPVNVNDLNADLLSLSAHKFYGPKGVGALYIRKGAKIARFLHGGDQEQGRRASTQNTPGIVGLGEAVRLCSENIKEEAGLQGRLRDKIIKEIPRLISDARLNGHPVKRLPNNANFSFKYIEGEGILLNLDMLGIAASTGSACTSSSLEPSHVLLAIGLPHDIAHGSLRVTLGRWSKEEEVDYLLEHLPKIVDKLRRMSPLYDK, translated from the coding sequence ATGAAGCGCATATACTTTGATTACGCGGCTACAGCGCCTACGGACGCGCGGGTAGTTGAGGCGATGAAGCCGTATTTCAGCGATAAATTCGGCAACCCTTCCAGCATACACTCCTTCGGGCAGGAAGCCAGAAAGGGCATGGAAGAGGCAAGGGAAACCCTGGCAAAATTCTTAGGGGCAAAACCGGAAGAAATAGTATTTACCTCAGGCGGCACAGAGTCAAACAATTATGCTTTGGAAGGGGCTGCCTTTGCCAATGAAGCAAAGGGCGATCACATAATAATCTCTAAGATAGAGCATCATGCCGTAGATGAGCCATGCAAGTTTCTGGAAAAGAGGGGCTTTAAGGTAAGCCGCGTAGGCGTGGACAAAGAAGGCATTGTGGATCCCGATGACGTAAACAAGGCGATAACGGATAAAACGATCCTTGTTTCCATTATGCACGCCAATAATGAAATAGGCGTTATTCAGCCGGTTTCGGAAATTGGGAAGATCTGCCGCGATAAAGGCGTCTTGTTTCATACAGACGCGGTGCAGACCGTAGGGCATATACCGGTAAACGTAAATGACCTGAACGCCGACCTTCTGAGCCTCTCGGCGCATAAGTTCTACGGGCCGAAGGGAGTCGGCGCCCTGTATATAAGAAAGGGCGCCAAGATCGCGCGTTTCCTGCACGGAGGAGACCAGGAGCAGGGCAGGCGGGCTTCAACCCAGAACACCCCCGGGATAGTGGGCCTGGGAGAGGCGGTCCGTCTCTGTTCGGAAAACATAAAAGAGGAGGCGGGTCTTCAGGGCCGTTTACGCGATAAAATCATAAAGGAGATCCCCCGCCTCATAAGCGACGCGCGCCTTAACGGCCATCCTGTAAAGCGGCTGCCTAACAACGCGAATTTCTCGTTCAAATATATTGAGGGGGAAGGTATATTGCTTAATCTGGATATGCTGGGCATCGCCGCCTCAACCGGCTCTGCCTGCACCTCAAGTTCCCTTGAGCCCTCTCATGTGCTGCTTGCCATCGGCCTGCCTCACGATATAGCCCACGGGTCTTTGCGCGTAACCTTAGGCCGCTGGTCAAAAGAGGAAGAGGTTGACTATTTACTGGAGCATCTTCCTAAGATAGTGGATAAGCTGCGCAGGATGTCCCCCCTTTATGATAAGTGA
- the bioA gene encoding adenosylmethionine--8-amino-7-oxononanoate transaminase gives MLRDWDKKFIWHPFTQMREWVEDEPLVITEGRGSYLKDSQGKWYLDGVSSLWVNVHGHRKKEIDQALRRQLNKIAHSTFLGLSNDTAILLSKRLIEIAPGDLNKVFYSDSGSTAVEAALKMAFQYWQQKEPRLKAKRKFISFVNAYHGDTVGSVSVGGIDLFHKIYRPLLFGTIKAKAPYCYRCPLGKVYPQCRLKCLKETEDILKKQHKSIAGVIIEPMAQAAAGILTQPAGYLRQLRRLCDKYDVLMILDEVAVGFGRTGRMFACEQEGVKPDILCLAKGLSAGYLPLAATLATDEIYKAFLGDYAGKKTFFHGHSYTANPLGCAAALANLEVFRKERTLEMVQEKIRFLRKGLKRFYELKAVGDVRQAGLIAGIELVKNRKTKQPYKWEEKTGIRVTRQARKYGVILRPLGNVIVLFPPLSISLPELEELLDVTYRSIEEVTS, from the coding sequence TTGCTGCGGGATTGGGACAAGAAGTTTATCTGGCACCCCTTTACACAGATGCGGGAATGGGTTGAGGATGAGCCGCTGGTGATCACCGAAGGCAGAGGCAGTTACCTTAAGGATTCCCAGGGAAAGTGGTATTTAGACGGGGTCTCCAGCCTCTGGGTGAATGTGCACGGGCACAGGAAAAAAGAGATAGATCAGGCGCTAAGGCGGCAATTAAACAAGATAGCGCACTCCACGTTCCTTGGCTTGTCCAATGATACGGCGATCTTGCTCTCAAAACGGTTAATTGAGATCGCCCCCGGGGATCTCAACAAGGTATTTTATTCCGACAGCGGCTCAACAGCGGTTGAGGCCGCCCTCAAGATGGCATTTCAATACTGGCAGCAAAAAGAGCCACGGCTGAAGGCGAAAAGGAAATTTATTTCTTTTGTTAACGCCTACCATGGAGACACTGTCGGCTCTGTCAGCGTGGGCGGGATCGATTTATTTCATAAGATATACAGGCCGCTTTTGTTCGGCACCATAAAGGCAAAGGCGCCGTATTGCTACCGTTGTCCTTTGGGCAAGGTATATCCACAATGCCGGTTAAAATGCCTGAAAGAAACGGAGGACATTCTAAAGAAGCAACATAAAAGCATCGCCGGCGTCATAATAGAGCCGATGGCGCAGGCAGCGGCCGGCATACTCACTCAGCCCGCGGGTTATTTGAGGCAGTTGCGCCGGCTTTGCGATAAATACGATGTGCTGATGATCCTGGATGAGGTGGCGGTGGGCTTCGGCAGGACAGGCAGGATGTTCGCCTGTGAACAGGAAGGGGTTAAGCCCGACATCCTCTGCCTGGCAAAGGGCTTGAGCGCGGGATATCTTCCGCTGGCAGCAACGCTGGCTACGGACGAGATATACAAGGCGTTTCTAGGCGATTACGCCGGCAAAAAGACGTTTTTCCACGGCCACAGCTATACAGCTAATCCCCTGGGATGCGCCGCGGCACTGGCAAATCTTGAGGTTTTCAGAAAAGAGCGTACCTTGGAAATGGTTCAGGAAAAGATAAGGTTTCTGCGTAAGGGATTAAAAAGATTTTATGAACTGAAGGCCGTAGGCGATGTCCGCCAGGCGGGCCTGATCGCGGGCATTGAGTTGGTCAAGAACAGAAAGACAAAACAGCCGTATAAATGGGAGGAGAAAACAGGCATCAGGGTTACGCGGCAGGCGCGTAAATACGGGGTGATCCTGCGGCCTTTAGGTAATGTGATCGTGCTGTTCCCGCCGCTTTCAATATCTCTGCCGGAGTTGGAAGAATTGCTGGATGTGACATATAGATCAATTGAAGAAGTAACAAGTTAA